A window from Citrus sinensis cultivar Valencia sweet orange chromosome 3, DVS_A1.0, whole genome shotgun sequence encodes these proteins:
- the LOC127901124 gene encoding calcium-binding protein KIC-like, with protein MWVCAFVFYVHTYPISWKAETQLTLKTRNMEKSNNSSRTAKGTTSTGSEYEDLLPVMAEKLDVESFVSELCGGFRLLADRDSGLITPGSLRQNSALLGMGMDGMTKEDAEAMVREGDLDGDGALNETEFCILMVRLSPGMMQDAEAWLQKALDHQQQ; from the coding sequence ATGTGGGTGTGTGCGTTTGTGTTTTACGTGCATACATATCCCATTAGTTGGAAAGCGGAAACTCAGTTGACATTAAAAACCAGAAATATGGAAAAAAGTAATAACAGTAGTAGGACCGCAAAAGGAACAACGAGCACGGGAAGTGAGTACGAGGATTTGTTGCCAGTGATGGCTGAGAAGCTTGATGTGGAGAGCTTTGTGTCGGAATTGTGTGGAGGGTTTCGGCTTCTAGCGGACAGGGACAGTGGGCTGATAACGCCGGGGAGTTTAAGGCAAAACTCGGCACTTCTGGGGATGGGGATGGATGGGATGACTAAAGAAGACGCTGAGGCTATGGTTAGAGAAGGTGATCTTGACGGTGATGGTGCCCTCAATGAGACTGAATTCTGCATTCTAATGGTCAGACTCAGCCCTGGCATGATGCAGGATGCTGAGGCCTGGCTCCAGAAGGCTCTTgatcatcaacaacaataa
- the LOC102608869 gene encoding protein yippee-like At4g27745 yields the protein MADNLIGPRRYSCYRCRNLVSCHEDIVSKGFQASSGRAFLFSHAANIVEGPKEDQHLLTGLHTVADVYCADCGELLGWTYKRAFEESQKYKEGKIVLEKFKIAKDNW from the exons ATGGCGGATAATTTGATCGGGCCACGGAGGTACAGCTGCTACAGGTGCCGGAATCTTGTTTCGTGTCATGAggatattgtttcaaaaggatttcaG GCAAGCAGTGGGCGAGCCTTTCTGTTTAGTCACGCGGCGAACATAGTCGAAGGGCCCAAAGAGGATCAGCATCTCCTTACCGGTCTGCACACAGTTGCCGATGTCTATTGCGCTGATTGTGGGGAATTGTTGGGCTGGACATACAAACGAGCTTTCGAGGAATCCCAGAAGTATAAAGAGGGCAAAATCGTTCTCGAAAAGTTCAAGATTGCCAAGGATAATTGGTAG
- the LOC102607695 gene encoding probable serine/threonine-protein kinase WNK10 isoform X1: MPLPFEIGGIRFLLDCLRIILRLQTSPFHPQFLKTKNIKPIIAVFFLVAVWFLSGMLGTAEPPDADSDFVEKDPSGRYVRYDEVLGKGAFKTVYKAFDEFAGIEVAWSRVKIDDVLQLPGDLQKLYSEVHLLKSLKDDNVVKFYKSWVDDKKKTVNMITELFTSGNLRQYRKKHKNVDIKVIKNWARQILHGLVYLHSHNPPIIHRDLKCDNIFVNGNHGEVKIGDLGLAIAMQQPTARSVIGTPEFMAPELYEEEYNELVDIYSFGMCILEMVTFEYPYSECKNPAQIFKKVTSGIKPASLAKVNDPQIKGFIEKCLVPASERLSAKDLLKDPFLQVENQKEPICDPLKLPIQSLKMLRLPMSGPSSMDIDSDYKQLSLSTCTESNNGSPHCPVLEFQRMHKNNEFRLRGTKNDDTSVSLTLRIADSSGRVRNIHFLFYLDSDTALSVAGEMVEQLDLADHDVAFIAEFIDYLIMKLLPGWKPSYDYSSSGALSFYSVSPILGNGKTSTPSPWDAMGAGVPSEFVVKQDVVSGPTRNPSQDLAPAQGENLHDNAGGGGISSPSLAKLEDQESQSSVASDIFVDDTSTKNDKASEFSDYSTDRSYKDLNGYVSELELGDLCYDECKLQGNYSEDGEDILLYQFVKNSKLTFPNLSTVLSLTSSYSSLSLTGKDVDELKMEIDAIEAQYEHWFQELSKMKEEALEASRKRWMAKKRLPVN, translated from the exons ATGCCGCTTCCGTTTGAAATCGGCGGCATTCGATTCCTTTTGGATTGCCTCCGAATCATTCTCCGACTACAAACGTCGCCGTTTCACCCCCAATTCCTAAAAACGAAAAATATTAAACCCATAATTGCCGTTTTCTTTTTGGTAGCTGTTTGGTTCTTGTCAGGAATGTTGGGAACAGCAGAGCCACCCGATGCGGATTCTGATTTCGTCGAGAAGGATCCCAGCGGTCGATACGTAAGG TATGATGAGGTCTTGGGCAAGGGTGCTTTTAAGACTGT TTACAAGGCATTTGATGAATTCGCTGGGATAGAAGTTGCTTGGAGCCGAGTGAAGATTGATGATGTCTTGCAGTTGCCAGGAGATTTGCAAAAATTGTATTCAGAGGTTCATTTGCTGAAATCTCTGAAAGATGATAATGTTGTTAAGTTTTATAAGTCATGGGTGGATGACAAGAAGAAAACTGTTAACATGATTACTGAGCTCTTCACTTCTGGAAATCTGCGGCA ATATCGTAAGAAGCACAAAAATGTTGATATAAAGGTCATAAAGAACTGGGCAAGGCAGATTCTTCATGGTTTAGTCTATCTCCACAGTCACAATCCACCGATTATTCATAGGGACTTAAAATGTGACAATATCTTTGTTAATGGCAATCACGGAGAGGTTAAAATTGGAGACCTCGGATTGGCAATTGCCATGCAACAGCCTACCGCCAGAAGTGTCATTg GAACTCCTGAATTTATGGCTCCAGAGCTGTATGAGGAGGAATATAATGAACTTGTTGACATTTATTCTTTTGGGATGTGCATATTAGAGATGGTTACTTTTGAGTATCCATATAGCGAATGCAAAAATCCAGCTCAAATTTTTAAGAAGGTTACCTCT GGCATCAAACCTGCCTCTCTTGCTAAGGTGAATGATCCCCAAATTAAGGGATTTATTGAGAAATGTCTGGTTCCGGCCTCTGAGAGATTGTCTGCAAAAGATCTTTTGAAAGATCCATTCCTGCAAGTGGAGAATCAAAAGGAACCTATTTGCGATCCCCTGAAGTTACCTATTCAAAGTCTGAAAATGTTACGTTTACCCATGTCTGGACCCTCTTCCATGGATATAGACTCAGACTATAAGCAGCTCTCTTTAAGCACATGTACAGAAAGCAACAATGGAAGCCCACATTGTCCAGTTTTGGAATTTCAGAGGATGCATAAGAACAATGAGTTTAGGCTGAGAGGGACAAAAAATGATGACACCTCTGTATCATTGACCTTGCGTATTGCTGACTCATCAG GTCGGGTGAGGAATATACATTTCCTCTTTTACCTTGACAGTGATACTGCACTGTCAGTGGCAGGAGAGATGGTTGAACAACTAGACTTGGCGGATCATGATGTGGCCTTCATAGCTGAATTTATTGATTACTTGATAATGAAACTATTGCCTGGTTGGAAACCCTCATATGATTATTCCTCCAGTGGAGCATTAAGTTTCTATAGTGTGTCTCCCATCCTGGGAAACGGCAAAACCTCAACACCATCCCCATGGGATGCAATGGGCGCTGGTGTTCCTTCTGAGTTTGTGGTTAAGCAAGATGTTGTCTCTGGGCCTACTAGAAATCCTTCCCAAGATCTTGCACCAGCACAAGGTGAAAACCTTCATGATAACGCCGGTGGAGGAGGTATTTCTTCTCCAAGTTTGGCCAAATTGGAAGATCAAGAGTCACAATCGTCAGTTGCTTCAGATATTTTTGTTGACGATACTTCcacaaaaaatgataaagcATCTGAATTTTCTGACTACAGTACTGATAGAAGCTATAAGGACTTGAATGGTTATGTATCTGAGTTAGAACTAGGGGATTTGTGTTATGATGAGTGTAAATTGCAAGGAAACTATAGCGAGGATGGAGAAGACATCTTACTTTACCAATTTGTGAAAAATTCAAAGCTGACGTTCCCCAACCTGAGCACAGTATTGAGCTTGACAAGCAGCTATTCATCTCTGTCCTTGACTGGCAAAGATGTAGATGAGCTAAAGATGGAAATCGATGCAATTGAGGCTCAATATGAGCACTGGTTCCAAGAATTATCTAAGATGAAAGAAGAGGCATTGGAGGCCTCCAGAAAGAGATGGATGGCAAAGAAGAGGCTGCCCGTTAATTGA
- the LOC102607695 gene encoding probable serine/threonine-protein kinase WNK4 isoform X2 has protein sequence MVLTGLYMTPFSSYKAFDEFAGIEVAWSRVKIDDVLQLPGDLQKLYSEVHLLKSLKDDNVVKFYKSWVDDKKKTVNMITELFTSGNLRQYRKKHKNVDIKVIKNWARQILHGLVYLHSHNPPIIHRDLKCDNIFVNGNHGEVKIGDLGLAIAMQQPTARSVIGTPEFMAPELYEEEYNELVDIYSFGMCILEMVTFEYPYSECKNPAQIFKKVTSGIKPASLAKVNDPQIKGFIEKCLVPASERLSAKDLLKDPFLQVENQKEPICDPLKLPIQSLKMLRLPMSGPSSMDIDSDYKQLSLSTCTESNNGSPHCPVLEFQRMHKNNEFRLRGTKNDDTSVSLTLRIADSSGRVRNIHFLFYLDSDTALSVAGEMVEQLDLADHDVAFIAEFIDYLIMKLLPGWKPSYDYSSSGALSFYSVSPILGNGKTSTPSPWDAMGAGVPSEFVVKQDVVSGPTRNPSQDLAPAQGENLHDNAGGGGISSPSLAKLEDQESQSSVASDIFVDDTSTKNDKASEFSDYSTDRSYKDLNGYVSELELGDLCYDECKLQGNYSEDGEDILLYQFVKNSKLTFPNLSTVLSLTSSYSSLSLTGKDVDELKMEIDAIEAQYEHWFQELSKMKEEALEASRKRWMAKKRLPVN, from the exons ATGGTTCTTACTGGGCTTTACATGACACCCTTTTCCAGTTACAAGGCATTTGATGAATTCGCTGGGATAGAAGTTGCTTGGAGCCGAGTGAAGATTGATGATGTCTTGCAGTTGCCAGGAGATTTGCAAAAATTGTATTCAGAGGTTCATTTGCTGAAATCTCTGAAAGATGATAATGTTGTTAAGTTTTATAAGTCATGGGTGGATGACAAGAAGAAAACTGTTAACATGATTACTGAGCTCTTCACTTCTGGAAATCTGCGGCA ATATCGTAAGAAGCACAAAAATGTTGATATAAAGGTCATAAAGAACTGGGCAAGGCAGATTCTTCATGGTTTAGTCTATCTCCACAGTCACAATCCACCGATTATTCATAGGGACTTAAAATGTGACAATATCTTTGTTAATGGCAATCACGGAGAGGTTAAAATTGGAGACCTCGGATTGGCAATTGCCATGCAACAGCCTACCGCCAGAAGTGTCATTg GAACTCCTGAATTTATGGCTCCAGAGCTGTATGAGGAGGAATATAATGAACTTGTTGACATTTATTCTTTTGGGATGTGCATATTAGAGATGGTTACTTTTGAGTATCCATATAGCGAATGCAAAAATCCAGCTCAAATTTTTAAGAAGGTTACCTCT GGCATCAAACCTGCCTCTCTTGCTAAGGTGAATGATCCCCAAATTAAGGGATTTATTGAGAAATGTCTGGTTCCGGCCTCTGAGAGATTGTCTGCAAAAGATCTTTTGAAAGATCCATTCCTGCAAGTGGAGAATCAAAAGGAACCTATTTGCGATCCCCTGAAGTTACCTATTCAAAGTCTGAAAATGTTACGTTTACCCATGTCTGGACCCTCTTCCATGGATATAGACTCAGACTATAAGCAGCTCTCTTTAAGCACATGTACAGAAAGCAACAATGGAAGCCCACATTGTCCAGTTTTGGAATTTCAGAGGATGCATAAGAACAATGAGTTTAGGCTGAGAGGGACAAAAAATGATGACACCTCTGTATCATTGACCTTGCGTATTGCTGACTCATCAG GTCGGGTGAGGAATATACATTTCCTCTTTTACCTTGACAGTGATACTGCACTGTCAGTGGCAGGAGAGATGGTTGAACAACTAGACTTGGCGGATCATGATGTGGCCTTCATAGCTGAATTTATTGATTACTTGATAATGAAACTATTGCCTGGTTGGAAACCCTCATATGATTATTCCTCCAGTGGAGCATTAAGTTTCTATAGTGTGTCTCCCATCCTGGGAAACGGCAAAACCTCAACACCATCCCCATGGGATGCAATGGGCGCTGGTGTTCCTTCTGAGTTTGTGGTTAAGCAAGATGTTGTCTCTGGGCCTACTAGAAATCCTTCCCAAGATCTTGCACCAGCACAAGGTGAAAACCTTCATGATAACGCCGGTGGAGGAGGTATTTCTTCTCCAAGTTTGGCCAAATTGGAAGATCAAGAGTCACAATCGTCAGTTGCTTCAGATATTTTTGTTGACGATACTTCcacaaaaaatgataaagcATCTGAATTTTCTGACTACAGTACTGATAGAAGCTATAAGGACTTGAATGGTTATGTATCTGAGTTAGAACTAGGGGATTTGTGTTATGATGAGTGTAAATTGCAAGGAAACTATAGCGAGGATGGAGAAGACATCTTACTTTACCAATTTGTGAAAAATTCAAAGCTGACGTTCCCCAACCTGAGCACAGTATTGAGCTTGACAAGCAGCTATTCATCTCTGTCCTTGACTGGCAAAGATGTAGATGAGCTAAAGATGGAAATCGATGCAATTGAGGCTCAATATGAGCACTGGTTCCAAGAATTATCTAAGATGAAAGAAGAGGCATTGGAGGCCTCCAGAAAGAGATGGATGGCAAAGAAGAGGCTGCCCGTTAATTGA